Proteins encoded by one window of Clostridium cagae:
- a CDS encoding PAS domain-containing sensor histidine kinase produces the protein MGKEENQVYVFKNLKDMLKSQPAKEIVNNKYINECVREESENFKNTLINLNRETNAEGITLFLYDEKENMLKLKFKLGNASVIEDNYTIKLCEESKANLITNKYVHKTIDIKETYLFKKYIENNNININKNYGYIRMYSIKDTNRLIGVLSIFYDKNIDLDKINNNVIDYECEKLELLIKNKILTNKLREELIKRTLSESKLKSFLEIATDLWAIMDYKQHFKCVSPSVIDVTGWSNEKISIMNVFDMVHPDDRERARKYIKFIKDAKGENSIAKVLCANGECKIFQWNWSCIEEGKYVFLAAKDITEQRKLQQQKKELEEAIMIENFKNKFLANISHEFKTPLNVILSTLQLIDKNSNDLKTHEIDLIKYIDGIKRNSYRLLRLINNLIDITKIDSGHYNLQLQNYNAVEIIEDIVMAVREYIKENTRDIIFDTSEEEIITALDENKIETIILNLLSNAIKYTNDDGIIEVSIKYSKDRKNILISIKDNGIGIDSNDINNIFKRFKYSNNILNRRCEGTGVGLSLVKSLVEMHGGKIIAKNNQLKGAEFIFSIPVKLTRGDTTNNNKILESSIKKCNIEFSDIYFL, from the coding sequence ATCAGGTATATGTATTTAAAAACTTAAAGGACATGTTAAAATCACAACCTGCAAAAGAAATTGTAAACAATAAATATATTAATGAGTGTGTTAGAGAGGAATCTGAGAATTTTAAAAATACATTAATAAATTTAAATAGAGAAACAAATGCAGAAGGAATTACTTTATTTTTATACGATGAAAAAGAAAACATGTTAAAATTAAAATTTAAGTTAGGAAATGCATCAGTGATAGAAGATAATTATACAATAAAATTATGTGAAGAATCTAAGGCAAATTTAATTACCAATAAATATGTTCACAAAACTATAGATATAAAAGAAACATATTTGTTTAAAAAATATATAGAAAACAATAATATTAATATAAATAAAAACTATGGATATATAAGAATGTATTCAATAAAAGATACAAATAGATTAATAGGTGTTTTAAGTATTTTTTATGATAAAAATATTGATTTGGATAAGATAAATAACAATGTTATAGATTACGAATGTGAGAAATTAGAATTATTAATTAAAAATAAAATTTTAACCAATAAATTAAGAGAAGAACTTATAAAAAGAACATTAAGTGAAAGTAAGCTAAAATCTTTTTTGGAAATTGCAACTGATTTGTGGGCAATAATGGATTATAAACAACATTTTAAGTGTGTATCTCCAAGTGTTATTGATGTTACAGGATGGAGTAATGAAAAAATATCAATAATGAATGTATTTGATATGGTACATCCAGATGATAGAGAAAGAGCAAGAAAATATATAAAATTTATAAAAGATGCAAAAGGTGAAAATTCTATTGCTAAAGTACTGTGTGCAAATGGTGAATGTAAGATATTTCAATGGAATTGGAGCTGTATTGAAGAAGGAAAATATGTATTTTTAGCTGCAAAAGATATTACAGAACAAAGAAAATTACAGCAACAAAAAAAAGAACTAGAAGAAGCCATTATGATTGAAAATTTCAAAAATAAGTTTCTTGCTAATATATCACATGAATTTAAGACACCTTTAAATGTAATACTTTCTACTTTACAGCTTATAGATAAAAATAGCAATGATTTAAAAACTCATGAAATAGATTTAATTAAGTACATAGATGGAATTAAGAGAAATTCTTATAGGCTATTAAGACTTATAAATAATCTAATAGATATAACTAAAATAGATTCAGGACATTATAATTTACAACTGCAAAATTACAATGCGGTTGAAATAATTGAAGATATAGTAATGGCAGTAAGAGAATATATAAAAGAAAACACTAGAGATATAATTTTTGATACAAGTGAAGAAGAAATAATAACGGCTTTGGATGAAAATAAAATTGAAACTATAATATTAAATTTACTTTCTAACGCTATAAAATATACAAATGATGATGGAATAATAGAAGTAAGTATAAAATACAGTAAAGATAGAAAAAATATACTTATTAGTATAAAAGATAATGGAATAGGAATAGATAGTAATGATATAAATAATATTTTTAAAAGATTTAAATATTCTAATAATATACTTAATAGAAGATGTGAGGGTACAGGAGTAGGTTTATCACTTGTAAAATCTTTAGTGGAAATGCATGGCGGTAAGATAATTGCTAAAAATAATCAACTTAAAGGAGCAGAGTTCATTTTTTCAATTCCAGTGAAATTAACACGGGGTGATACTACTAATAATAATAAGATTTTAGAAAGTAGTATAAAAAAATGTAATATAGAATTTTCAGACATATATTTTCTATAA